Proteins encoded by one window of Chondromyces crocatus:
- a CDS encoding aromatic ring-hydroxylating oxygenase subunit alpha, whose amino-acid sequence MSLRRIPKDRYLSREALLLERERLWRRVWLLAGHASMLDAPGSFFTFETGVESLLLSRDAGGRARAFHNVCQHRGTRLCAEDRGHVESFRCPYHAWTYGLDGALLRAPGMRCAPEALPRGLSELRCEELGGFVWVCLDAEAESLDVFLGPLLPKLVAYEARGYRLTHDLTVEIACNWKTSADVSNEAYHLRSLHPELCAVVDDTRITVERLGLHGRITVPVGAPSPGTPYEGKVAGALRELLKQSGLDPARFEGDPGSVRPALLTAAKERAAAAGWTLPGLEEAQLLDKHQLYVFPNVQLNFTLHRLEIYRHRPHPEDPQVTYFDEQAYERSGGEGGRGVRPLPQRRRIRHGEAPLGPVMGADVDLLPELQRGMASSGFSELLLGEGERAIETMHQGLQHYLHGTERPT is encoded by the coding sequence GTGAGCCTGCGCCGCATCCCCAAGGATCGTTACCTGAGCCGTGAGGCGCTGCTGCTGGAGCGGGAGCGGCTGTGGCGACGGGTGTGGTTGCTCGCAGGGCACGCATCGATGCTCGATGCACCGGGGAGCTTCTTCACATTCGAGACCGGCGTCGAGTCGCTGCTGCTTTCCCGTGATGCGGGAGGGCGGGCGCGCGCGTTCCACAATGTGTGTCAGCACCGGGGGACGCGGCTGTGTGCGGAGGACAGGGGCCACGTGGAGAGCTTCCGCTGTCCCTACCATGCGTGGACTTACGGGCTCGATGGGGCGCTCCTGCGTGCACCCGGGATGCGCTGTGCGCCGGAGGCGCTGCCGCGCGGGCTCTCGGAGTTGCGCTGCGAGGAGCTGGGGGGGTTCGTGTGGGTGTGCCTCGATGCGGAGGCCGAGTCGCTCGACGTGTTCCTGGGGCCGCTGCTGCCGAAGCTGGTGGCGTACGAGGCCAGGGGATACCGGCTGACGCACGATCTGACGGTGGAGATTGCCTGCAACTGGAAGACGTCGGCCGACGTGTCCAACGAGGCGTACCACCTGCGGAGTCTGCACCCGGAACTGTGCGCGGTGGTGGACGATACGCGGATCACCGTGGAGCGGCTGGGGCTGCACGGGAGGATCACGGTGCCAGTCGGAGCGCCGTCACCAGGGACACCGTACGAGGGCAAGGTCGCGGGGGCGCTGCGGGAATTGCTGAAGCAGAGCGGGCTGGATCCGGCGCGCTTCGAGGGGGATCCAGGGTCGGTGCGGCCGGCGCTGCTCACGGCGGCGAAGGAGCGCGCGGCGGCGGCTGGGTGGACGCTGCCAGGGCTCGAAGAGGCGCAGCTCCTCGACAAGCATCAGCTCTACGTGTTCCCGAACGTGCAGCTCAATTTCACGCTGCATCGGCTGGAGATCTACCGACACCGGCCGCACCCGGAGGATCCGCAGGTGACCTACTTCGACGAGCAGGCCTACGAGCGCTCCGGGGGTGAGGGAGGGCGCGGGGTGCGGCCTTTGCCGCAGCGGCGTCGGATCCGTCACGGCGAGGCGCCGCTCGGTCCGGTGATGGGCGCCGATGTGGATCTGCTGCCGGAGCTGCAACGAGGGATGGCGTCGAGCGGATTCTCGGAGCTGCTGCTGGGCGAGGGCGAGAGGGCTATCGAGACGATGCACCAGGGGCTTCAGCACTACCTCCACGGGACGGAGCGACCGACGTGA
- a CDS encoding phytanoyl-CoA dioxygenase family protein yields MRLTEAARARFAEEGYLVLADALPRAACDALCVHLSEMIVGVAGEHVRGEREDVGFWSALRRSAQGVEVFVDPAAGPPRALKPVDWERHVMRVGHGLHQVDPRIAALCRSAAVAEPLASLVPEPAGVVQTAFIYKQPRSEVVQFGFHQDSWYLSAEPDTLVLAFVALDGMDEENGCLSVIPGSHRAGLGTRLVLGDAGYVALGRKQGLPAPPHPERAVLLPARKGTIILTHGRTYHGSGPNRSDRPRRAFIVHALGGGSRMHATSWIQPPRGGFMGLGQDATVG; encoded by the coding sequence GTGAGGCTCACCGAGGCGGCGCGGGCGCGGTTCGCAGAGGAGGGGTATCTGGTGCTGGCCGACGCTCTCCCGCGGGCGGCGTGCGATGCGCTCTGCGTGCACCTGTCGGAGATGATCGTGGGGGTCGCGGGCGAGCATGTGCGCGGGGAGCGAGAGGACGTGGGCTTCTGGTCGGCGCTGCGGCGCTCGGCGCAAGGGGTCGAGGTGTTCGTCGATCCAGCGGCAGGCCCGCCGCGCGCACTGAAGCCAGTGGACTGGGAGCGGCACGTGATGCGGGTGGGCCACGGGCTGCACCAGGTGGATCCGCGCATCGCGGCGCTGTGCCGCTCGGCGGCGGTGGCAGAGCCGCTTGCGTCGCTGGTGCCCGAGCCTGCGGGGGTGGTGCAGACGGCGTTCATTTACAAGCAGCCACGGAGTGAGGTGGTGCAGTTCGGGTTCCACCAGGACTCCTGGTACCTGAGCGCAGAGCCCGACACGCTCGTGCTGGCGTTCGTCGCGCTCGACGGCATGGACGAGGAGAACGGCTGTCTGTCGGTGATCCCGGGGAGCCACCGGGCAGGGCTCGGGACGCGCCTGGTGCTGGGGGACGCAGGTTACGTTGCCCTGGGCCGGAAGCAGGGGTTGCCAGCGCCGCCCCATCCGGAGCGTGCTGTGCTGCTGCCGGCGAGGAAAGGTACGATCATCCTGACGCACGGGCGGACGTACCACGGGTCGGGTCCCAACCGGTCGGACCGGCCGCGACGCGCGTTCATCGTGCATGCGCTGGGGGGCGGCTCGCGGATGCACGCGACGAGCTGGATCCAGCCGCCTCGGGGAGGATTCATGGGCCTCGGGCAGGACGCGACGGTCGGGTAG